A region from the Papaver somniferum cultivar HN1 unplaced genomic scaffold, ASM357369v1 unplaced-scaffold_125, whole genome shotgun sequence genome encodes:
- the LOC113331416 gene encoding U-box domain-containing protein 38-like codes for MGSTKKRWKISFHRSCNVIKSENKQPPKEFICPIYGSLMADPVIVTSDQTFERNIVLVCKNMGFNPVISSLDGSTPDFSTVIPNNAIKSTIQNWCDTHGVDRPKPLEFGVAEKIVTTLMASQPQAEEDEEEEENFKTPERDVEEVENIGDSDRELLEALAENRLPKFSLSHPSTELNRRPGHFYTSSEESVTTTISATPLPLSTRPACYSSSSSSEIETLNLCPSEEEDEIVTKLRSSQLYDQEEGVIALRKLTRTKEEIRVSLCTPRLLSSLRPLLISRYTAIQINAAAALVNLSLEKMNKVKIVRSGIVPLLIEVLKGGFPESQEHAAGALFSLALDDENKTAIGVLGALQPLLHMLRSESERTRNDSGLALYHLSLVQSNRSKLVKLGSIPMLLSMAKTRDLGSRALLILCNLATCIEGRAAMLDSNAVEVFVGMLRGKDNESESTRDNCVAALYALSHGSLRFKGLAKEAGAVEVFRDVAERGSERSGEKAKIILQMMRSGGGGRNESESVVEEIDWESVLNSGAVVSHSRFRVGGVLSPNSTEF; via the coding sequence ATGGGGAGTACTAAAAAGAGATGGAAAATATCATTTCACAGATCTTGTAATGTTATTAAATCAGAAAACAAACAACCACCGAAAGAGTTTATTTGTCCAATTTATGGTTCATTAATGGCAGATCCAGTTATAGTTACCTCAGATCAGACTTTCGAGAGAAATATTGTTTTGGTTTGTAAAAACATGGGTTTTAATCCTGTGATTTCTTCTTTAGATGGTTCAACACCTGATTTTTCTACAGTTATACCGAATAACGCCATTAAATCGACTATTCAGAACTGGTGTGATACTCATGGTGTTGATAGACCAAAACCCCTTGAATTTGGTGTTGCGGAGAAAATCGTCACCACTTTAATGGCTTCTCAACCTCAggcagaagaagatgaagaagaagaagagaattttaAAACTCCTGAGAGGGATGTTGAAGAAGTGGAAAATATTGGGGATTCTGATCGGGAATTGCTTGAAGCACTCGCAGAGAATCGACTACCGAAATTTTCACTCTCTCATCCATCGACTGAGTTAAATCGTCGACCGGGTCATTTCTATACAAGTTCAGAAGAATCAGTAACAACAACGATTTCCGCTACTCCTTTACCATTATCAACACGTCCAGCTTgttattcatcatcttcatcatcagaaatCGAAACGTTAAATCTCTGCCCatcggaagaagaagatgaaattgttaCCAAATTAAGAAGTTCTCAACTTTATGATCAGGAAGAAGGTGTCATCGCATTACGGAAACTCACAAGAACTAAagaggaaattagggtttcactctGTACTCCGAGGTTACTCTCATCACTTCGTCCATTGCTGATTTCTCGTTATACAGCTATTCAAATCAACGCAGCTGCAGCTTTAGTAAATCTCTCACTAGAGAAGATGAACAAGGTGAAGATTGTACGTTCAGGAATTGTTCCATTATTGATCGAAGTGTTGAAAGGTGGGTTTCCGGAATCACAAGAACACGCAGCTGGAGCACTGTTTAGTTTGGCTCTGGATGATGAGAACAAAACTGCCATTGGAGTTTTAGGAGCTTTACAACCACTACTTCATATGTTGAGGTCAGAAAGTGAGCGAACTCGGAACGATTCAGGACTTGCTCTGTATCATTTATCTCTTGTTCAAAGTAATCGGTCTAAATTGGTTAAGCTCGGGTCGATTCCGATGTTGTTATCCATGGCAAAGACGAGGGATTTGGGTAGTAGGGCATTGCTTATTTTGTGCAATTTGGCTACCTGTATTGAGGGTAGAGCTGCAATGCTTGATTCTAATGCGGTTGAGGTTTTTGTTGGAATGTTAAGAGGAAAGGATAATGAATCGGAATCGACTCGGGATAATTGTGTTGCGGCGTTGTATGCGTTGAGTCATGGTAGTTTGAGGTTTAAAGGGTTGGCAAAAGAAGCGGGTGCGGTGGAGGTGTTTAGAGATGTGGCGGAGAGAGGAAGTGAAAGAAGTGGAGAGAAAGCTAAGATaattttacaaatgatgagaagtggtggtggtgggagaaaCGAAAGCGAATCGGTTGTTGAAGAGATTGATTGGGAAAGTGTGTTGAACTCGGGTGCAGTAGTGAGTCATAGTCGTTTTCGTGTTGGTGGTGTTTTAAGTCCTAACTCAACCGAGTTTTGA